From Aedes albopictus strain Foshan chromosome 1, AalbF5, whole genome shotgun sequence, one genomic window encodes:
- the LOC134286442 gene encoding uncharacterized protein LOC134286442: protein MEEQRPVSIPPRPLKASSKNHDNGASGSSVPAVPSRKSSKVTKKMLLEELAAVKSELATMRSERETVSESTSGSINFRSSENLEPRQQSSLEDESLLATLSHMSLGSLNIPECKPSDGETDVDKMAYEHWKEILAASFSLMGAINERAKMDIFRIKAGPKLLEVMKATSSTPNMPDEQTSPYSNAIARLDHYFGSRNYIIGQRGKLLNMIQHEGESNVVYVRRVAASAKLCGYKSEEEMEAVVRTLLKGASDSRVRVLAQRNWTNEGDINSLITLVRDHEMELFNEEEYQKLNRKNRPSVAAIVQHTDARSHQQRGGPRYRGAQRGRGSFRRAQASFQGTSRRTCWRCASIYHDPSACPSIDKVCHNCKRRGHLARTCSSQPQFGVGQKRALNDRDDEEPKPKIAAITQSGEEDTNKVQDNVDIE from the exons ATGGAGGAGCAACGCCCGGTTTCTATCCCACCGCGGCCACTGAAGGCATCATCCAAAAACCACGACAATGGCGCATCCGGTAGCAGCGTACCAGCGGTTCCCTCTCG GAAATCAAGCAAAGTGACAAAGAAAATGTTGCTGGAAGAATTAGCAGCCGTGAAATCCGAATTAGCTACAATGAGATCCGAACGAGAAACCGTGTCGGAGTCGACCTCTGGCTCCATCAACTTCAGAAGTAGCGAAAATTTGGAACCAAGGCAGCAGTCATCCCTAGAGGACGAATCTCTTTTGGCAACGCTGAGTCACATGTCTCTCGGCTCCTTGAACATACCGGAGTGTAAGCCATCGGATGGAGAAACCGATGTGGACAAAATGGCTTACGAACATTGGAAAGAGATTCTTGCCGCCTCGTTCAGTTTGATGGGAGCGATCAATGAGAGAGCCAAAATGGATATTTTTCGTATCAAAGCCGGCCCAAAGTTATTGGAGGTGATGAAGGCGACGTCGTCCACTCCAAATATGCCAGATGAACAAACCAGTCCATACTCCAATGCGATCGCTCGGCTGGATCATTACTTCGGCTCGCGGAACTACATCATCGGACAGCGTGGAAAGCTACTCAACATGATTCAACACGAAGGAGAATCGAATGTTGTGTATGTGAGACGTGTGGCAGCGTCTGCGAAGCTCTGCGGCTATAAATCTGAGGAAGAGATGGAGGCAGTCGTGCGTACCTTGTTGAAAGGGGCCTCCGATAGCCGTGTCCGCGTTCTGGCTCAAAGAAACTGGACGAATGAGGGCGACATAAACAGCTTAATCACGCTGGTTCGTGACCATGAAATGGAGCTGTTCAACGAAGAGGAGTACCAGAAACTGAACCGCAAAAATCGTCCTTCCGTTGCGGCTATAGTGCAGCATACGGATGCTAGATCGCATCAACAACGTGGTGGACCGAGATACAGGGGAGCTCAACGCGGAAGAGGATCATTCAGGCGAGCACAGGCTAGCTTCCAAGGAACATCTCGACGTACGTGCTGGCGGTGTGCTAGCATCTACCACGATCCGTCTGCGTGCCCAAGTATTGACAAGGTGTGTCACAACTGTAAGCGGCGCGGACATCTGGCCCGTACGTGTTCATCCCAGCCACAATTCGGAGTCGGGCAGAAACGTGCACTCAATGATCGGGACGATGAGGAGCCAAAGCCGAAGATCGCAGCTATCACACAGAGCGGAGAGGAGGATACTAACAAGGTACAAGACAATGTTGATATTGAATAG